DNA from Aliarcobacter butzleri:
CTCATCGAAGAAGCTATTTTTAGATGATTTTAAATATTTTTCGCCATAGTTGTTGTTATTATTTGAAGTACTATAAGAAGCATTTGGATAATTTGACATATTTACCACTTCTTCATTAGTCTTATAAGAACAACCTGTAAATAAAAAGGAAAAAGTAACAGTTAGAAAAAACACATTTTTTAATTTCATTTTTTTCCCTTTTATTGAAGTATCATTTTTTTAATTTTAAGTATCTTGGATTATATAAAAAAAAATTTTAATTGTCAAGATTGACTATTTACATAGGTTTCTAACCTTTTGTAATCTAAAATTTTTATATATCCTTTTTCATTTTGTATAATATTTTCTCTTTTCAATTTAGCAATTTTCCTAGATAAAGTTTCAGGAGTTATATTGAGAATTTGGGCAATCTTCACTTGTTTTAAGTTCATTAAAATCGATTCATTGTCATATAAAAACTTAGCAATTTTTTCCATACTATTTAGACTAATATTATAATTAATAAAGCTTTGCAAAGCTTTTATTTTTTTTGTTAAAGATTTTATAAAAAACATAGATATTTCAGGTTTTAACAAAAATTCCTCTTTAAATTTTTTATAATCAATTAATAAAACTTCAGCATTTGTTTCAAAAGAGCAGTTTGCTAAAAAATTCATCTCTTCATAGTTTGCAATTTCTGCAATTAAGTTTGGAGCCATTAAATTGTGAATAATGACTTCATTATCTTTATAATCATAGGTATAAAGTTTTGCGATACCTTTTAATAAAAGATGTAAATACTTTGGTTCGTCACCTTTGTAAAACAGTATCTCATTTTTATTAAAAAACTTTTTTATAGAAATATCTTTTAATCTTAATAAGTCTTCTTCTTTTAAAAAATTAAAAAATTTTAAATCATTTAAATCTATTTTTATCATTTTATCTCTTTTTATTGATTATTATCAATGCTTAATTTAGTATTTTATGTAAAAATAGTATAAAACAAGATAAAGAAATTGAAATGACTGAACAAAAATATAACTCAGAGATAGATACTCTAAAAAAATTCTTTGAACTTTTTTGTAAAGATAAACATACAAATTTAAAAATTAGAAATGTTAATTTAAAATATAAAACTAGCTCTTTTTCCTTGGATTTATATTTATGTGATGAATGTTTTGAAGCAATAAATTACTCTTTTGATAGATTACAAGCTTGTCCCCATGAAATAAAACCACGTTGTAGAAACTGTTCAAATCCTTGTTATGAAAAATCAAAATGGAAAAATATTGCTAAAATAATGAAGTACTCAGCTATCAAATTATCTCTTAGTAAAATAAAAAATAGAGTTTTAAATATATTTAGCTAATTACCAAATTATTTCTTCTTTATTTAGTTTTTTTAAAATCTCATTTGTTTTTGAAAAGTGTTTACAACCATAAAAACCTCTATAAACTGAAAGAGGACTTGGATGTGGTGCTGTTAGAATAAAGTGCTTATTTTTATCTATCAACTTTGTCTTTGATATAGCAGGACTTCCCCAAAGTAAAAAAATTACATTTTCTTTATTGTCACTAATATATTTGATTATGTTATCTGTAAAAATTTCCCAGCCTAAGTTATGATGAGATTTTGCTAAACCTTGTTCAACAGTTAAAATTGTATTTAATAACATTATTCCTTGTTTTGCCCAAGGAGTTAAATCACCATCTTCACAAACAGATTTTTTTCCTAAGTCATCATTTATCTCTTTTAAAATATTTACCATTGAAGGTGGATTTTTTATATTACTTGGAGTTGAAAAAGATAATCCTTGCGCTTGTCCAATTCCATGATAAGGGTCTTGTCCTAAAATGACAACTTTCAAATCTTCAAATTTTGTCAAAGAAAACGCTTTAAAAATATTTTGTTTTTCTGGAAAAACTATACTATTTTCATATCTTTTATCTATCTCTTCTTTCAATTTCCCATAATATGGTTTTTGTTGTTCATTCTCGATAATATCTTTCCAAGTCATAATTAAATCCTTCTAAAAAGTAGCAAAATTCTGAAGAGTTTCAAGAATAAAGCTTTCTATAAATAAAAAAAGCTAAGGTATAAAAACCTTAGCTTTAAAAAATCATATATATTTGATTATAAAACTGGTGATTTGATAACCATCATTTTTTGATTTTGCATCTCTTTCATAGAATCTGGAATTCCACCTAATCCTAAACCTGAAGTTTTTGCTCCACCAAATGGCATCCAATCAACTCTAAATGCAGTATGGTCATTTACCATAACAGCTGTTGCATTTAATCTTTTTACAGTTTTTAAAGCTGTATCAAGATTTTTTGTAAATACTGCTGCTTGGAAAGAAACTTCTAAAGCATTCGCTCTTTTAATTGCTTCATCTAAAGTTTTATATGGATATACAACTACAACTGGTCCGAAAATCTCTTTTTGAGAAATAATTGCATCATCAGATGGATTAAAAATAACAGTTGGTTCGAAACAAGAATCACCTATTCTTTTTCCACCAGTTAAAATTTTTCCACCTTTAGTAACTGCATCATTAACCCACTCTTCAACTCTATTTACTTCATTATGATTGATAAGTGGTCCAACTTCAGTTTTTGGATCTAATTGATTTCCAACTACAAGTTTTGAAGCTTTTTCTGCTACTTTTGCTGCAACTGTATCAGCAATTGATTCATGTACAAAAATTCTTTGAACAGAAACACAAACTTGTCCAGCATGGTAAAAACCACCTTTTACAAGATCAGGAATCATAGCTTCGATATCAGCATCTGGCTCAACAATAACAGGAGCAACTCCTCCATGTTCTAATGCACTTCTTGTTCCTGCACTAGCTTTTGAGTTTAAATACCAACCAACAGGACCAGATCCTATAAATGAGAAAAATGCTGTTTTTGGGCTTGTAACTAAAAGTTCTCCACCTTGTCTATCACAAACAACAGCTTGTGCCCAACCTTCAGGTAATCCAGCTTCTTTTAATAATTCTACTAATCTTACTGCACTCATTGGAGTTTGTGTTGCTGGTCTAATAATAACTGGACAACCAACAGCAATTGCAGGAATTACTTGGTGAATTGCTAAATTTAATGGGTGGTTAAATGCTGAAATTGATACAACAACACCTATTGGCTCTTTCATCGTATAAGCAATTCTATTTGTACTTGTTGGAGTGTGTCCCATTGCAATTTCATGACCTTCTTGAAGACCAATTTGTTCAATAGCAATTTTTACTCCATTGATAGCTCTTAATACTTCTACTTTTGAGTCTATATATGGTTTTCCACCTTCACTTGCGCAAAGAATTGTTAACTCTTCAACTTGAGAAGACATAATCTTCATCAAGTTTTCTAAAATTTCAACTCTTTTATATTTTGGAATCCAGTTATCAACATCTAAATATCTTTCATATGCAGTGTCGATAGCTTTTTGTACTCCTTCAACTGATGTGAAGGGAACAGATCCTACAACTTTACCGTCAAATGGCGATGTAACTTCTATTGTACTCATATCTTATCCTTTTAAATTTTTTATATTAAACAAGTTTTAGTTGCTAAAAGCTCATTTAAAATTGAGTGATTTAAAGAGTAATCAACAGCTAAGTCAATTAAATGAACACCCTTAGTATTTACACATTTGTCTAATGTTTGTGCGAAATCTGCAACAGAAGTTGGTCTATAACCTTTTGCTCCATATGCTTCTGCATATTTAACAAAATCTGGATTTTCTAAATCTAAACCAAATGTTTCAAATCCCATTCCTGTTTGTTTCCATTTAATCATTCCATAAGCATTGTCATTTAAAATGATAACCGTTAAATCAAGTTTTAATCTAACTGCTGTTTCCATCTCTTGCGAATTCATCATAAATCCACCATCACCACATACAGTAACTACTTTTCTATCTGGGTTTATCATTTTTGCTGCCATTGCAGAAGGAAGTCCAGCTCCCATTGTTGCTAATGCATTGTCTAATAATAAAGTGTTTGGTTTTGCACATCTATAATTTCTAGCAAACCAAATTTTATAAACTCCATTATCTAATGTTAAAATATCATCAGCTCCTAAAGTTTGTCTGATAGCTCTTACAGCTCTTTGAGGTAAAATTGGGAATCTATCATCTCCAAAATATTTAGATAATCTAGTTCTAATTTCATCTGCCAATCTAACATAATAATCAAAATCCCAATGAGCTTGTTTTGAAATTTTGTCTGTAAATTTAGTAATATTTCCAGCAATATCACCAATAACGTCCATTTGTGGGAAATATGTATCATCAACTTCACTTGGGAAGAAGTTTACGTGCATAACTTTTGTAGAGTCTGGTTTATTTTCCATAAAAAATGGTGGTTTTTCAATAACATCATGTCCAACATTAATAATTAAATCTGCTCTTTCAATTGCGCAGTGTACAAAATCATCTTTTGATAATGCAGCAGTTGATAAACACAATGGGTGATTTTCATCAATAACACCTTTACCCATTTGCGTAGAGAAGAAAGGAATTCCTGTTTTGTTTACAAAATCAGTTAATGCATTTCCAATTCTTGTTCTATTTGCTCCAGCACCAATTAATAATAATGGTCTTTTTGCTTTTTCAATCATAGATACAGCATCAGCAATTACATCATCAACAGCTACTGCATATTTGAAAGATTGTACTGGATAGATATTAAATTCTACTTCTTCAGCTGCAATATCTTCTGGTAATTCAATATGAACTGCACCTGGTCTTTCAGTAGTTGCAATTTTAAATGCTTCTCTAACCATAGATGGAATGTTATTTCCATTTACAACTTGTTTAGTATACTTAGTCATTGGTCTCATCATTCTTACGATATCAATGATTTGGAATCTACCTTGTTTAGATTTTTTGATTGGTTTTTGACCTGTAATCATCATCATAGGCATTCCACCAAGTTGTGCATAAGCAGCACTTGTTGCAAAGTTAGTTGCACCAGGGCCTAGAGTTGATAAACATACTCCAACTTTTCCAGTTAATCTTCCATAAGTTGCAGCCATAAAGCCTGCACCTTGCTCATGTCTTGTTAAAATTAATTTAATTTTTGATTCTCTAAGAGCATCAAGAAAATCAAGATTTTCTTCTCCAGGAATTCCAAAAATATACTCAACACCTTCGTTTTCTAACGCTTTAATAAATAATTCTGATGCGTTCATTTTGTTTTACTCCATCTTGTATTTTATAAAATATATGAATAATGATATT
Protein-coding regions in this window:
- a CDS encoding Crp/Fnr family transcriptional regulator; protein product: MIKIDLNDLKFFNFLKEEDLLRLKDISIKKFFNKNEILFYKGDEPKYLHLLLKGIAKLYTYDYKDNEVIIHNLMAPNLIAEIANYEEMNFLANCSFETNAEVLLIDYKKFKEEFLLKPEISMFFIKSLTKKIKALQSFINYNISLNSMEKIAKFLYDNESILMNLKQVKIAQILNITPETLSRKIAKLKRENIIQNEKGYIKILDYKRLETYVNSQS
- a CDS encoding nitrous oxide-stimulated promoter family protein; the protein is MTEQKYNSEIDTLKKFFELFCKDKHTNLKIRNVNLKYKTSSFSLDLYLCDECFEAINYSFDRLQACPHEIKPRCRNCSNPCYEKSKWKNIAKIMKYSAIKLSLSKIKNRVLNIFS
- the ung gene encoding uracil-DNA glycosylase gives rise to the protein MTWKDIIENEQQKPYYGKLKEEIDKRYENSIVFPEKQNIFKAFSLTKFEDLKVVILGQDPYHGIGQAQGLSFSTPSNIKNPPSMVNILKEINDDLGKKSVCEDGDLTPWAKQGIMLLNTILTVEQGLAKSHHNLGWEIFTDNIIKYISDNKENVIFLLWGSPAISKTKLIDKNKHFILTAPHPSPLSVYRGFYGCKHFSKTNEILKKLNKEEIIW
- a CDS encoding aldehyde dehydrogenase family protein encodes the protein MSTIEVTSPFDGKVVGSVPFTSVEGVQKAIDTAYERYLDVDNWIPKYKRVEILENLMKIMSSQVEELTILCASEGGKPYIDSKVEVLRAINGVKIAIEQIGLQEGHEIAMGHTPTSTNRIAYTMKEPIGVVVSISAFNHPLNLAIHQVIPAIAVGCPVIIRPATQTPMSAVRLVELLKEAGLPEGWAQAVVCDRQGGELLVTSPKTAFFSFIGSGPVGWYLNSKASAGTRSALEHGGVAPVIVEPDADIEAMIPDLVKGGFYHAGQVCVSVQRIFVHESIADTVAAKVAEKASKLVVGNQLDPKTEVGPLINHNEVNRVEEWVNDAVTKGGKILTGGKRIGDSCFEPTVIFNPSDDAIISQKEIFGPVVVVYPYKTLDEAIKRANALEVSFQAAVFTKNLDTALKTVKRLNATAVMVNDHTAFRVDWMPFGGAKTSGLGLGGIPDSMKEMQNQKMMVIKSPVL
- a CDS encoding acetolactate synthase large subunit, encoding MNASELFIKALENEGVEYIFGIPGEENLDFLDALRESKIKLILTRHEQGAGFMAATYGRLTGKVGVCLSTLGPGATNFATSAAYAQLGGMPMMMITGQKPIKKSKQGRFQIIDIVRMMRPMTKYTKQVVNGNNIPSMVREAFKIATTERPGAVHIELPEDIAAEEVEFNIYPVQSFKYAVAVDDVIADAVSMIEKAKRPLLLIGAGANRTRIGNALTDFVNKTGIPFFSTQMGKGVIDENHPLCLSTAALSKDDFVHCAIERADLIINVGHDVIEKPPFFMENKPDSTKVMHVNFFPSEVDDTYFPQMDVIGDIAGNITKFTDKISKQAHWDFDYYVRLADEIRTRLSKYFGDDRFPILPQRAVRAIRQTLGADDILTLDNGVYKIWFARNYRCAKPNTLLLDNALATMGAGLPSAMAAKMINPDRKVVTVCGDGGFMMNSQEMETAVRLKLDLTVIILNDNAYGMIKWKQTGMGFETFGLDLENPDFVKYAEAYGAKGYRPTSVADFAQTLDKCVNTKGVHLIDLAVDYSLNHSILNELLATKTCLI